Part of the Methylorubrum populi genome is shown below.
CGAGCGGGCATAGTCGAAGCCGCTCTCGCCGGGCATCATCACGTCGAGCACGAGGGCGTCGAATACGAAGCACTGCCCGCGCAGGCGCGCCTCGGCCGCGTTCGCCGCCGCCGTCACGCGAAATCCCTGCTCGGAGAGGAAGCGGGACAACAGTTCGCGCACCCGCCGGTCGTCATCGACGAGCAGGATGTGCGGTGCGTGGTCTGGAAGCTCGGGGCGCGCCTTGAGCGCGGTCTCGGCCGACATCAGGCGCGCACCGTGGCGCGGCGCGCCATCAGCCGGCGGATCGCGGCGCGCTCCGCCGGTTCGATCATCGCCAGCAGGAAATCCTGCGCGGAGGCCGCGCGGGCGCCGCGCCCGCCTTCCGCCTCGTCCTCCTCGGCCGGCGCGTCGAGCGCCCGCACGATCCGGCGAACCTGGACGCGGGTGAGGTCGGCCGTCAGCGTCCGGCCGGGCGGGGTGCAGAACAGGAGCCGCTGGCGCCGGTCGCTCGTGCCGGTCTGCTGCTCGATGTAGCCCTGATCGATCAAGTCCTTCAGCACCCGGTTGAGACTCTGCTTCGTGATGCGAAGGATATCGAGGAGTTCGGCGATGGTGAGGCCAGGGTAGCGATCGACGAAGTGCAGCACGCGGTGATGCGCGCGGCCGAAGCCGTACTGCGCCAGAATCCGATCCGGGTCGCCGACGAAATCGCGATAGGCGAAGAACAGAAGCTCGATCAGGTCGTCGCTGTCGCCGCCCGTCGCGGGACCGCCCGGAAGCGAAGCCTCGCCGGAAGCCTGTACCGCTGTATCGGCATCGGGCGTCATCACACGGTTCACGTCGCGAATACCTCGGTCTTCGGCGGATCGCAGGGCCTCGGCGGTCCCGGAAGATAAGTCAGTGTTGTTGACATATCTCAGCCCCGTTGCTACCCGTCAACCCTGCCGGTACAGCTGCCCGCTGCATCGTTCTGCGTCCGCGCGCCGGCTCCTGCCCCACCCTGCGACCCCGTGCTTCGCCGAGGCCGCGCAGAGGAACTTCGAGAAATGTCCGTGATTCCCTTCGATGAGCGCGAAGGCACGATCTGGTACGATGGCGTCATGGTGCCGTGGCGCGAGGCGAAGATCCACGTGCTCAGCCACGGCCTCCACTACGGATCGTCGGTGTTCGAGGGCGAGCGGGCCTATGGCGGCCGGATCTTCAAGAGCCGCGAGCATTCCGAGCGCCTGCGCCGCTCGGCCCAGCTCCTCGATTTCGAGATCCCCTACTCGGTCGATCAGATCGAGGCGGCCAAGGCTCAGGTGCTGGCCACCAGCGGCCTGCAGGACGCCTATTTGCGTCCCGTGGCGTGGCGTGGCTCGGAGATGATGGGTGTTGCGGCCCAGAAGAACACCATCCACCTGGCGATCGCCGCCTGGGAATGGCCGAGCTACTTCGACCCGGCGACCAAGATGAAGGGCATCCGCCTCGACATCGCCGATTACCGCCGCCCCGACCCGCGCACGGCGCCCTCCACCTCGAAGGCGGCCGGTCTCTACATGATCTGCACGATCTCTAAGCACCGGGCCGAGAACAAGGGCTATGCCGACGCCTTGATGCTCGACTGGGAGGACAACGTCGCCGAATGCACCGGCGCCAACGTCTTCTTCATCGTCGACGGCGTGATCCACACGCCCCAGGCCGACCGCTTCCTCAACGGCATTACCCGCCAGACCGTGATCGAGCTGGCCAAGCGGCGCGGGATCGAGGTCGTCGAGCGGCGCATCCGCCCCGAGGAGATGACGGGCTTCTCCGAGTGCTTCATCACCGGCTCCGCCGCCGAGGTGACGCCGGTCTCCGAGATCGGTCCTTACCGCTTCACGCCCGGCGCCCTGACCAAGACGCTGATGGACGACTACCTCGACGAGGTGCAGCCGCGAGCCGTTGCGGCCTAAGGATCGCGCGAGGTTCCGAGCCCGTCGAGGCGCTCGGAACCTCGCGGCCGGGCCCGCGTTCATGAGAACAATTCATGAACGAGATGGGTATGCCGATGACTGGCAAGACGACCAAGGACCAAGCTGCGGCCGAGAATCCGAAATCCGATCCGACCGACGAGTCGAACCGGATCAAGGACCCGGACGAGTGGACGACCGGCTCCGAGCCGATGACGGGAGCGCAGGCCTCCTACCTGAAGACGCTGTCCGAGCAGGCTAAGGCGCCGGACGCCTACGAGGCCGATCTCGACAAGGCGGAGGCGTCGAAGCGCATCGACGCCCTGCGCAAGGAGACCGGCAAGGACTGAGCGTTCGAACGTCAGCGCGAAGCTCGGACGGCGTCGGCGGGACCCGGCACCGTCCGAGCGAGGGCGGGCCGTCCTGGCGGTCGCCTGATCGATTCGGCGCGAAGGCGTCGCAAGACGTCGTTCGGATGTTCTCGCCTCTCGCCGGATGGATGGTGTTCCGGCATCGGGGATCTGCGAGTTAGGGCCGCTTTTCTGGAAAGCCCTTAAGCTCGCTGCAAGTTTCGGTCGATAGCTTGGCGCGACAGCAATTGGTCCGGAATATTCGCCGTGTCTCTCTTCTCCGCCGGACCGATTGCGCGCTACCTCACTCCGTTGCTCGGCGTCTCCCGGCGGTTCTCACGGCATAACGATGGTGCGACCACGATCGAGTACGGCCTGATCTGCGTCTTCATCGGGCTCGCGGTTTTGGCGGGCATGCAGGTTTTCGGAAGTACGTTGATGCAAGCGTATCCGAAAATCGTGAGCTTCCCCTCGATACAATAAGTCCTCGCAAGGGACGTTCCGAACTGTCTTTTATTGCTCCCGCGGCGTGGTCGCGGGCCGAACCGCGGGGCGCGCGCAAACGCTCGTGCCTCGGCGGCAAGCCGGGGATGATCAGCTCTGGAATGATCAGCTCTTGCCGCCCGGTTTGCGTCTCGACGGAGACGTCCCTTCCTTGCCGAGTGGTGCGGCCCCCGGAGACGCGGCGCCTTCCGCGCCCGGCCGGTCGACCTCGGGTTTCGGCTGGTTCCAGAACGCTTCGAACACCTCCCTCATCGCCTTGACGTTCTGCTCCTGAACCTCGGCACCGGTCTGGAGCATCTGCTGGATCACCTCCATCGAGGCCTTCGTCGCGTCGGGCAGCGGCGCGGCCTCCGGCTTCCGGGAGGTCGCGCGCCGCTCGGGCGGCGGGGCCGAGGACGTTGCGCCGGGCGTCATCTGCGCGGCGGCGGCACTGAGCCCGTTGAACCAGTCCGTCCACAGCGTGCCGACCGGATAGGGGGAGGGTGGGGGGTCGGCCGCCGGAGCCGGGGCGGGTGCGTTGAGGAGCAGGTGGACGACGCCGGCCACGATCATGCCGGCCATGATCGGCAACATCTGGCGGAGCGCCTGGGCACCGACGCCGCTCGCCGCCGAGGCTTGCTGGATCACCGCCTGCGCGATCATCGGCGAACCGAACAGTCCTGCCAGCATGTCCGCGCCGGGCTGCTGTTGCGCCCGTCCCGGCTGTGCGAGGCCGAACAGGCGCCCGAACCCCATCGGATCGGCCCCGGCATTGCGCTGGATCCCCATGGACAGGGCCGGCAACAGGGCCTCCATGGCGCGCCGCGTCTGCTCCGGCGACAGACCGAATTGTTGCCCGAAGGCCTGCACGCTCGCGTCGCCCTGGCTCTGGAGGATGTCGAACATCGTGTACATGGCCGGGCGCCTCGCGGGAGCAGCAACGGTCCGGATGCCGAACGTCTCCGGGCCCTGTCACGATCGCGCCGTGACAACGAGCGCATGACGCGGGCCCATCCTCGATCCGGCCGGGCGTCGGTGATGGCCGTCGACACCCGTGCCCGGAGGCTCGCCGGAACGGCCTCGGCGTCGAGTGTGTCGCAACCGGGCGGG
Proteins encoded:
- a CDS encoding MarR family winged helix-turn-helix transcriptional regulator, producing the protein MNRVMTPDADTAVQASGEASLPGGPATGGDSDDLIELLFFAYRDFVGDPDRILAQYGFGRAHHRVLHFVDRYPGLTIAELLDILRITKQSLNRVLKDLIDQGYIEQQTGTSDRRQRLLFCTPPGRTLTADLTRVQVRRIVRALDAPAEEDEAEGGRGARAASAQDFLLAMIEPAERAAIRRLMARRATVRA
- a CDS encoding DUF3072 domain-containing protein; the encoded protein is MNEMGMPMTGKTTKDQAAAENPKSDPTDESNRIKDPDEWTTGSEPMTGAQASYLKTLSEQAKAPDAYEADLDKAEASKRIDALRKETGKD
- a CDS encoding branched-chain amino acid aminotransferase: MSVIPFDEREGTIWYDGVMVPWREAKIHVLSHGLHYGSSVFEGERAYGGRIFKSREHSERLRRSAQLLDFEIPYSVDQIEAAKAQVLATSGLQDAYLRPVAWRGSEMMGVAAQKNTIHLAIAAWEWPSYFDPATKMKGIRLDIADYRRPDPRTAPSTSKAAGLYMICTISKHRAENKGYADALMLDWEDNVAECTGANVFFIVDGVIHTPQADRFLNGITRQTVIELAKRRGIEVVERRIRPEEMTGFSECFITGSAAEVTPVSEIGPYRFTPGALTKTLMDDYLDEVQPRAVAA
- a CDS encoding Flp family type IVb pilin, which produces MSLFSAGPIARYLTPLLGVSRRFSRHNDGATTIEYGLICVFIGLAVLAGMQVFGSTLMQAYPKIVSFPSIQ
- a CDS encoding DUF937 domain-containing protein; the protein is MYTMFDILQSQGDASVQAFGQQFGLSPEQTRRAMEALLPALSMGIQRNAGADPMGFGRLFGLAQPGRAQQQPGADMLAGLFGSPMIAQAVIQQASAASGVGAQALRQMLPIMAGMIVAGVVHLLLNAPAPAPAADPPPSPYPVGTLWTDWFNGLSAAAAQMTPGATSSAPPPERRATSRKPEAAPLPDATKASMEVIQQMLQTGAEVQEQNVKAMREVFEAFWNQPKPEVDRPGAEGAASPGAAPLGKEGTSPSRRKPGGKS